The Nitrospirota bacterium DNA segment CGTCAGGCGCCGATTCGGCGACAGCCACGAGGTGGAATGTCAGCATAACACCGGCATCGACTTTTCTGCCAGAAGTCGTTCCTTCGCTGCACGAACCCTTATGAATCCTGCCTGTGGAGCCCTTGCCTCCCTTGCCTTGGCTGAAAACGCCATGATAGCTTAGAAGTTCCATTGGAATAGAAAGGACTGATCTGTGAAACTAGCACTCAGCCTCCATCGCGGATGGTCGACTCGAATACTGATCACCTCGTGGTTCTCTCTCTGTTTGCTCTTCCAAGGCGGAGCCGCGGTCGAGGCTGCCCCGGCGGCAGTTCCTACGGTACCGGTTCAGACCGAGCATGTGATTCTATTTGTTCTCGAAGGGTTCGGTCAGGACTCGTTGAAGGGTGGCACGATGCCGGCTCTCAGCCGGTTGATCAAGGATGGCTCTGTCACCTGGTCTGCCACGGCGGTGAAGCCTGCATTGCGGTTGCCTACGATGGCCTCGCTGATTACGGGGCTGCCGGTCGAAAAACACGGCATTAGCTGGAACGTCTTTGAATTCAGCCGCGGCTATCCACGCGCCCCGAGCCTGTTCGACTATCTCGACTTGAGTGGGGGACGCGACAGTGCGATTTTCCTCATGGACGAATCGCTCTATCAGTTGGCGAGACCGGAGCCTTACACCGACTATCAGATGTGCGGACCTCTGAAGCCTGAATGCAGCACGGACCGGATCGTGTCCTACATCCGTCAATATTTCAAGAAAGCGACCAGCGGTCATGGGTATGGACATGCCATCCCTGCGCTCCCGCATTTCCTGGTTGTCCATCTTCCCGAGGCCGGTCGAGTGGGTACGGCAAAAGGCTGGACCTCGAAGGAGTATCGCGAGGCCCTTCGCTCGGTGGATAAGGCGATCAATTCCGTATTGGATCTCTATACAGAAAAGGGGCTGACCAAGGGGACGACCCTGTTCGTGACCTCGCTCAGCGCTGAGGGAAGTGACCCGGGCCAGGACCAGGCCGACGCAGCAGTGCCGATGGTGCCCTGGATTGCCTCGGGGGTGGGGATCAAACATGGTTACGCCATTCATCAGCCTGTCTCTATCTTAGATACAGGCGCGACGGTGATGCGGACGCTGGGATTACAGACCCATACAGAATGGGAAAGCCATGCCGTGGAAGAAATCTTTCAGGCTGCCTTTGTTGCGGCCCCACGCATATCCTTGGAATAGGTCATCATGATGAAGCATGTGAAACGCAGCAGGATTCGTTCTCTCGTTGGAGGGTTGCTGGTCATCGCAGCGATGGCCTCACCGGCCTTGGCCGGTCCACCGGCCGCCTATACCCAGGAGCATGCCATCATCATCGATGCGACGACCATCACTCCTCAGACCTGGTGGTACGTGCCTGGCGTAACACCCCCTATTCAGGCCTCGGACCCAGAGTCCATGGATGCCTTCAGGACGACCGAGCCTCGTACGCTCAAATTGAAGCCGGGGAAATATAAGTTCATCAGCTTCACCTTTGACTTTCCGTTCACCGTGAATTTAGAGGGAAAGCTAGAGGTTGCCCAGTCGCTCGACCAATGTGTGGAGGGACGAGGGACCCAAACCTTAATCATCCGTTGTAGCCGAACCTATCCGTATGGCGGCCAGCGCGATAACTACTATCAGTAGAGGAGCCGCACCCATGGCCCAGGCGCTTGATGACCTGTTAGAAGCACTCGAGGATGTCGACGACGCGACCCGCGAGGAGGCGTCCAAGGCACTCGCCGAGCTTGCCGATCCGACGACATTGGATGCGCTGGTCGGCGCCTGCGGAGACGAGTATTGGGCTGTGCGAGCCCATGCGGGCAGGGCCGTGGCGAAGATCGGCGGCGCCAAAGCCGTAGAAGCGCTCATCGGTTTGTTTAACGACTCCATCATGGATGTGCGGAACGATGTCGTGGTTGCCGTCGCCTCGATGGGTTCGGCTGTCGTCGATCGCCTGATTGCCGCGTTGAAGGACGAGCGGTGGCGTGTTCGTGAGCATGCTGCAAAAGCTTGTGGCGACATCAAGGACCCGAAAGCGGTCGAGGCTCTCATGCTTGTCTGTCGAGATCGCGATGGCGCCGTGAAGAGTGCGGCGACAGAGGCGCTGGGCAAAATCGGCGATCCGAAAGCGATCCCGACCCTGACCAAGCTCTTCCGCGATCCTTCGAAAACGGTGAGAGAAACAGCCGGGACCGCCCTCATTCTTATCGGCCAGCCCTCCGTCGATCCGTTGCTGGAATGTCTGACTGATAAAGATTTCGTGGTCCGCTGCCATGCGGCCCGCGCGCTCGGTGGGATGACGACCGACTATCAAATCGGTCGAACCTGGGTACGGGACGCCAAAGTCGTCGATGCCTTGATTGCCACGCTGAAAGATCCGGATCGGGCGGTGCGAGAAGATGCGACGATTGCCCTGGGCCAGATCGGCGATCCGCGAGCGATCGATGCCTTGATCGAGGCGATGAAGGACGGGGTCGTGAAACGGCATGCCATTGCATCGCTCGGCATGATCGGCGATCCTCGTGCGTTGCCTCCGGTGTTGGACGCGTTGAAGGGGAAGGGCATTCGGCAGGATGGGACCCCGACGCCAGGTTGTATCGTCAGCGAAGACGCCTTCATCAAGGAAGCCGCGGCGACGGCGCTCGGCCAGTTCCGCGATCCGCGCGTCATTCCTGACTTGATCATGCTGTTGAAGGACGGCGTCTTGCGTGAAAAGGCCAGTGCCGCCTTGGCGACCATCGGTGATACGGCGATCGAGCCGTTGATTGCCTTTCTCTATGATCCGAAAGCCTCCGAAGTCATCGCAGAAGGGGAGCGCGTGCTTTCTTATGCGTCGGTTCGACTCACGGCGAAAGACGCCTTACGGCTCCTGGCGCTTGAAACATTGGAAAAGTTGGGCTGGATGCCGGCGCCGGAAGACGTCATCGTCAATTCGAGCGTAGTCGATAATGCCCGGGTGGACATGCCCCTTGGCGACACCGGTCGATTTGGTCCTTCGGGAGATTTCGCGCAGAGGGGTTAGTGTACTGTCAGAGGTTGAGCGGTCGGTCTTGTGAGCCCGTCACCGGACAGTGTGACCCATCCGGCGACGTGGCTCAAAGGCCAGGAACAATCGTTCAGACTATTTTTGTTTCTTCTTCGGAAGTGCCCCACCCTGGATAATAGAGCCCAGAGGGATTTGCAAAATCGTCCGGGACTCACCTGTTGTCCGGATCCCGATGCCGTGCGTATCGGCGGTTTCTTTTCCATCCTTCATATTCGTGATGGCGGCCTGTCCTTTATAGTGCCCGACCTTCCCGTCCGCGTCGACGTGGATCACGCCCACTCCTGGAATCGTGCCTTTGGCATTGTTCACCGTCTTGTCATTGCCCGTGAGGGGAGCCGGTCCACGGAGGCCTACGAACACATATTGGCCGTCCGGGGAGACGTCCATGAGATCAGGCGCCGGATCTTTGTTGGCATCGGTCGTCAGATCTACCGAGCCGACGCTGAGATGACTCAAGGTATCGATAATCTCCACGTTGTTACCAGCCCGGTCTGCGCTCCAGAGATAACGGCCTACCGCGGCCATTCCATGTGAATCTGCAAAGTGCTGGTCCCGCTGCGAGATCCGTTTCGCCGACACCGACTTCGGGAGATTCGACAGGTCGAGGGCATAGACATCGTAGGAGAGCGGAGCGATGGGCCAGCCGCCGCCTGAGTTGATGTACATCGTGTCATCGATTTGCACGCCCCCGCAGCCGGCGGGATGGATCTGATTGTTGTCCAGAGTGGCCACGACGTTCATCGGTGTCACTGTGACGTCGACCACCAGCAGACCGCCGCCACGGAGCGTGACGAAGGCATACTTGCTCGACGCTTCTGTGATGGGGCAAATCGGGGAGGCGTCAGGCCGCTCACCGCCTTCGAGGGCGGCGAGATTTAGCGCGTCTTTCTCAGGGTCGAACGAGAAGGTGTGCGCGGCGTAGTCGGTCCAAATCCGGATAAACTTCTTTTCTGCGATGTTGGCCGCGATCACCATCTTCTGATCCGGCGTCGGCCAGGCGGCATGGACGTTCTTGCCCATCGACAGACAGGCTTCAGGTTTTTTAGTGGCCGCGTCCATGATCAAGACCTGCCCGCTGAGAAACGAAATAATGACATGGGCCTGATCTTCGGTGAAAAACAGCATGTGCGGCCGGCGAACGGCTTTCTTCGTGGCCTCCTCGCAGAATTTGTTGATGTCGCCTGCGACATCGATCGTGGTTGTCGGTTTGGTTGTCGTGGGGTTTGCCGCCAGAGCGGCTCCGTCATAGATGTAAATGAAACCCCCGCTTTCTTTTGCGGTATCCGACTGGTCGGTCAGCCAGACTTCGTAGGCCTCTGCTGAGGTACCGAGAGCCGTCACGAAGATGATGAGTAGAATCGTCAGGACAGCACATGTCCCGAGCTGTGGTCTCCACGTAGTCATGAGGGCCTCCATTTCAAAATAAGGATATGCCTGTGGGGCGAGATATTGAGCATGGCGAAGATATCGTAGGCGTCGGTCGATGCGCTGTCAATTATCGTCGCCGCCTGTCCTGAACGGGCATCAGCGCCGGTCTCTGTGCGTTGACCCTGTGAAAATGGCTATGTTAGGCTCATCGATCCCGGACCAGGAGATTCTGCATGGCAGATGCGGTAGCTGAACAGATCGCGGCGCTGAAGGACGAGGACTGGGCGATTCGCGAAGAAGCCGCCACGATGCTTGGCACGTTTCGGGATCCGAGGGCGGTCGCGCCGCTGGTCTCCGTCCTTCGTGACGGCGATCGCGCGGTGCGCGATGCGGCGATCGGCGCGCTCTTAGCCATTGGAGAACCGGCGGTCACGACGCTCGGCGCCTGCCTCTCCGATCCGGTGCTCACGGTTCAGGAATTGGCCTCGTCGGTGTTGGCCACTATTGCCGATGTGCGGGTGCTGGCACCGCTCGTCAAGGCACTCAAGAGTCCCGACTGGATTGTGCGGATGCATGCGGCCAAGGCGTTGGGTCGAATTAAAGATTCGGGAGCGGTCTCGCCGTTGGTGCCGTTGTTACAAGATAAAGTGAAAGCCGTCCGCGCGGAGACGTCGACCGCTCTTGCGGCGATCGGCGAGGCGGCGCTCGCATCGTTACTGGCCGCGCTGACCCATACAGACTGGCTGGTGCGGTTGCATGCGGTAGAAGCCTTGGGGAAAACCAAGTCTCCGGAGGCGGTGGCCCCTCTGTTGTCGGTGTTGTTCAACGATCAGGACAGGGCGGTTCGCGAGGACGCAGTCCGTGCGTTGGGTCAGATCGGCGATGCGCGCGCCGTAGAGTTTCTCGTGACGGCGATGCAGACACCTGGCCTGCGCCCGTTAGCGGTTGAGGCATTGGGCCGGATCGGCGATCGTAGTGCCGTGCCGGTGTTGATCGCCGTGCTTGAACGAGTCGACCAACCGGAAATCTCGCGTCCTATCGAGGGCTGCAGCGATCAGTGGGAGGAAGAGCGATTCACGTTAGGAGAGGTGGTTCGGGCGTTGGGTGCGATCCGGGACGAAGCGGCAATCCCGTCTCTGATGAAGGCGCTTCGGTATACGGTGACCCGAGCGGAAGCGGCCGATGCGCTGACTCGATTCGGCTCTGCCGTGATTGCGCCGTTGCTGGCGGTACTGGCCCGTGAGTCGGATGATAATGTTCGATACCATGTCAAAGATACGTTAGCCAAAGTCGGCTGGCGCGCCGGACGTGTGTAAGAAAAGGCGAGGGGCGCAAGGCTAGAGGCGAAAGATCTGTAAGCTCGAGGGTTGTCGGCAAAGACTTCCCCCTGCCTCTCACCGTTGGCTTCGTGCCTGTTTCGAAAGAAATTATGTCTAAAGAAACGATTGAAACGCTGGTCTCCGAGCTCACCCATGAAGAGGATTGGCGTCGGATGCGCGCGACCGCGGCCTGTTTGTCGGGCGGACCTCGTGCGGTGCAGGCCTTGGTGCAGGTACTGGAGACCGGTTCGCCTGCGCTGAAAGCTGAAGCGGCGGCCATGCTGGCGCGCGTGAACGATCCTTTGTGTGGTGTACCCTTGGTCGGCTTGCTCCGGGATGAGGATGAGGCAGTCCGCAAGGCCGGCGCCTCAGCGTTAGAACATATGGCGGGGGTGTTGGACGTGACGACTGCGTCGGCGTTGACCTCGTTGCTCTATGAGTCGAAGGATGATGGGATTCGCGTGGCGGCTTCGCATTTGCTGGGGATGATTCCGAATGCGATCGCCCCACTCAGCGAGATGCTGACCCATCCGGATCCGGAAGCGCAGATCATGGCGGCGAAGATGCTGGAGCATCTGCTCGATCCCCGCTCATCGGATGCCTTTATCACGGCCATGGGGCAGCCGGCTATTCGCGACATCGCGGTGCGGACGCTCAAGAAGTTGACGGCCATTCGTGAGCGCATCAACGAGGTCTTCGACGCGCTGCGCGAGGTTGAGGAACTGAGTGAACGGGAAGAGGCTCGCATGAGCACCGTGATCAATCTCCTGGCGATCGGGCGCCCCAGTGTGGAGATTTTGATCGAGTATCTGGAGGATGACGATTGGGTCATCCGTGAAGCCGCCGCTGATCTGTTAGGCAAGATCGGCGATGTGCGGGCCGTTGAGCCGTTGATGGAGCGGTTGCGGATCGATAAGGATACGGGAGTCAAAGAGCTGGCGATGAAATCGTTGGGCTTGATCGGCGATGCCAGGCCTGCCCAACTCTATATCGAGGCCATTCCCATTCGGCCCCTCCGGGTTTTTGCCATGGAAGCCTTGGCCAAAGTGAAGGATGTGGAGGTGTTGCGGCCATACAAGGAACTGTTCGATCGGTTGAGGACAGACCGGGACGGCCTCGTCGCATACAATTCCGGCTTGATTGCCGATAAACTGGAAGCGCTCGACGGGACGCCTGTCGAGAGTCAGGGAGGGCAGGACGACGATGAGTGACGAGATGCAGGCAGAACGGATTGAGCAGCTGATCGGGGCCCTTCGGGACGACAATGAAGCGCTCCGCAATCATGCGATCGCCAGTTTGAGTCAGGTGGGTGAGGATGCGGTGGGGCCGTTGATCGGGCTCATGGCAGACGAAGATGTCCTGATTCGGGAGGCGGCGACCAGCGCCATTGTGCGAATCGGCCCCTCGGTCGTTGATCCATTAATCGAAGCATTGACGGACGATGAATGGGCGATTCGTGAACAGGCTGCCGCGGGATTAGGGAAGCTGAAGGATCCCAGGGGGATCGATCCCCTCGTGAAGGCGCTCAAGGACAAAGATGGCGCGGTGCGGACCGCCGCCGTGTGGGCGCTGGAGCGTATCGGCGATGCGCGGGCTGTGCCTGGATTGATCGAGGCGCTCACGGACAACACGGTGCGTGAGGATGTGGCGCGTGTGCTGAAGAAGATCGGCGATGCGCGGGCCGTCGATGCCTTGATCGAGGGGCTGCTGGGCAACAATTGGATGGTGCGGCGCCATGCGGCCGAAGCGCTGGGCAAGATCGGCGATGCCCGCGGAGCCGGTCCGTTGATCGAATCGCTCAAGGATGAAGATTGGCTCGTACGGCGGAATGCGGCGGAGTCGCTCGCGCGGCTTGGGGCGAAGCAGGCGATCGACCCCTTGCTTCCGCTGCTCGAAGATGAGAATACGATGGTGCAGGAGACGGTAGAAGGGGTATTGGCAAGTCTCGGATGGAAAGCGAAGCCGTAATCTTTATTTCGACGTAAAGGATACACATCATGGCGGATGAAGCTCCTCCAAAGCTTATTCAGATCGGTCCCAAGGGCGGCGTGAAGAAAGACGGATTCAATCTCGTCACGGAACGAGTCGTCGCGGTGAACCTCGAAGCGAAGCAGCTCGAAGTCGAACTGTTGGCCTACGACGGGAAGACGGTTGTGTTGGATGTGGATGACGAAGCGCTTGAAGATCTCAAGAAGCTCAAGGTGGGAGATGGCGCCACGATTCGCGTCGTCGAAGAAGGCGGGAAGCGGGTCGCCAAGAGCTTCCGGATTCGTGCGAAGGATCCCAATGCGGCGCGCGCCGATGCGATGTTGTTGGATCTGAAAGACAGTCATTGGCTCAATCGAAAGTATGCAGCGGAAGTGCTGGGCGAGCTCAAGGAAGTTCGCGCGGTGCGGCCGTTGGTTGAGGCGTTGGCGGATGAAGTGGGCGATGTCCGGCAGCGTGCCTACGATTCCTTGATCAAGATCGGCGGACCGGCCGTGTCATCCCTCGTGCCGTTGCTGGTTTCTGAAGAGGATGAGGTCAGGCAATCCGTGACGGAAATCATTCGCAAGATCGGAAAGCCTGCCGTCGAGCCGTTGGCCACGGCGCTTGCCGAGGCCGACGACCGTTTGAAAACGAGGGTGATGAAGGTGTTGGACCGGATGGGCTACAAGCCCAAGGTCAAAGAGGAAGCCAAGGAAGCTGAAGCGCCGCGGCTCACGTAACGCGTCGGTTACGTGGACTGAGAAGGAGTCTTCGTTGGTCTCCCGACAGAGATGTGGCGGAAGCCAAATCCCGCGACGCGGTCCGGTTCATAGACATTCCGTAAGTCGAAGAATATGGGCTGACGTAAGAGGGCTTTCAGTCTGTCGAAGTCGAGCGTTCGGAACTGGTTCCATTCGGTCATGAGGATCAGGGCATCCGCCCCCTCTGCCGTGTCATAGGCGTCTTTACAGGGAACGAGGCCCGAAACAATCTGACAGGCTTCTTCCAGCCCGGCAGGATCGTAGGCGCGAACGGTCGCGCCCTGTTTCATCAGCTCCTGCGCAATGGCCAGGGCCGGCGCATCCCGTAAGTCGTTGGTGTTGGGCTTGAACGACAGGCCCAACATCGCGAAGGTCTTTCCCTTGAGCTGCCCCATCTCCTTCAGAATCTTTGCAATCATCCGGCCCCGTTGCTGCTCGTTGACGAGGGCGGCGGCTCCGGCGATTTGCATGGGATAGCCGGCTCGCTCTCCCGTCTGCACTAAGGCGGCCAAATCTTTGGGGAAGCAGGACCCCCCGAACCCCGGTCCTGCATGGAGAAACTTCGATCCAATCCGGTTGTCGAGCCCCATCCCTTTCGCCACCATCTGTACGTCGGCGCCCACTTTTTCGCAGACCGTCGCAATTTCATTGATGAACGAAATCTTAGTGGCCAGGAAGGCGTTGGAGGCATATTTGATCATTTCGGCCGTGGGGATGTCGGTGACGACGAAGGGCGTTTCGATGAGGTAGAGCGGACGATAGAGGTCTTTCATGATCGCTATCGCCTGCTCGCTGTCTGCGCCGATGACGATCCGGTTCGGCCGCATGAAGTCTTCGATCGCAGACCCTTCACGAAGAAATTCCGGGTTGGAGACGATATCGAAACGGAATTTGCCCGATTGATTGGCGTTGATAACTTCACGTAGTTTTGCGCCTGTTCCCACCGGGACGGTCGACTTGGTGACGATCACCTTGTACCCGGTCATGGTTCTGGCGATGCCACGGCCGACTTCTTCAACGTACGAGAGGTCGGCTGATCCGTCTGCTCGTGGCGGGGTTCCGACCGCAATGAAAATGACGAGCGCCTTGTCGACGGCTTTGGCCACGTCGGTGGTAAAGGTGATTCGGCCCTCTCGAATGCCTTTGGCAACGAGCTCCGTGATCCCTGGTTCGTAGAAGGGCACATCGCCTTTTTCAAGTCTCGCGATCCGTTTGGCGTCGGTGTCCATGCAGGTCACGCTCACGCCGAATTCAGAAAAACAGGCTCCTGTGACCAATCCGACATAGCCGGTTCCGATGACACTGATATGCATGGGTCCCTATCCTCCTAGTAAGCAAGTACGATCTGGCCGAGTATAGCAACGGTATCGAGGGTGAGCAACGAGTTATGGATTGTCCTGTTCGCCGGATAAGCAGCTTGAACCGCTCGTTGACAGCTGCACGAGGGCTGAGTACTATTTGCTCCCTTCATTTGGACGGATTCTCGCGTATGGAAATTCAAAGCAGCCCTATTCAGCGGCCACTCGCCGTGATGATGTGCAGGACCCTCAGCACGATCGGTCAGGACGCAACATTGTTGGAGGCGGCCAAGCTGATGCGCGATGCAAAGGTTGGCGCATTATTAGTAGTCGAGGGCGGTCACTATAGCGGCCTCGTGAGCGAATCAGATTTGGTTCGCAAGGGGGTAGCCGAGTCCCGTTCGGCACAAGAGACGTTAGTCCGTGACGTTATGAGCAGTCCGTTGTTATCGATAGACAGTGCGAGCTCAGCCCATGAGGCGAGCGAAAAAATGGCCGAATGTGGTATTCGGCATCTGGCCGTTTCTGACGATGGCGAGATTGTCGGGGTTATCTCTGTTCGCGACCTCTTACGGTACTTCAAAAATTGGGGCGGCCTATGATCGGTTTGAACCGTCTGTGTGTATCGGTGGATTGTTGTTCTACCCGGTGTGATGTTTCTGTATGAGCCCCGTCAACCGGTCGGTTCATACGCCTCGGTGGTTTCTTCTGGTGACGGCGCTGGTGACCGGCGCGGTGGTCATGGCGCTCGAAATCTTGGGAAGCCGACTCTTAGCTCCCGTGTTCGGAAACTCCCTCTTCGTCTGGGGTGCATTGATCGGAGTCATTCTTGCCGCCATGAGTGGCGGGTATGCCTTTGGCGGCTGGGTCTCCGACCGGTATCCTGGCGCGCAGGTCCTGGCAGGGCTGCTGTTGTTTTCGGGATCCTGGACCTTTCTGATCGCCTGGCTTGGTCAGCCGGTGCTCTTTGCGGTAGCGAAAGCGATTGAGGACCCCCGGTGGGGCCCCTGTGTCGCCGCGGCGCTGCTCCTCGGTCCGCCAGCCTTTGGCCTGAGCGGCGTCTTGCCGGCTATGTTGCGGTTGGCCGTATTAGACCTCGAGTATTTCGGCCGGCATACCGGCCGGATGATCGCGCTCTCGACCATGGGGAGTTTGGCTGGAACCTGGGGGACGGCCTTTTTCTTTCTCTCCTGGATTGGCAGCCAGGCGCTTGTGGCGTGGCTCGGGGCTATTCAAGTGGGGCTGGGCCTCTGGTGGTTGGTCCGTGGGACAACAGCACGGCCGGTCGTGATCGGCCTCATCATTCTGTGCATCGGAGGCTTGGGAGCCGGTGCCTTGTCTCCAATCCAGAAGCTGAAGGCGCCGGTCTATCAGGAAGACAGCCCCTACCAGCAAGTACGAATCCGCGACGACGATCTCTTTCGCTATCTCGTCCTGGACCGGACCTTCCATGCGGTCATGTGGAGGGCGGATCCGGTCGCGCTATTTCTTCCCTATAGTCAATTGATGGTTGCGTCGCTGGCCTTGGTGCCTGAGCCGAAACGAGGGTTGATCCTTGGCCATGGAGGAGGGTCGCTGGCGAAGTGGGTCGCCCACCGGTGGCCTGAACTCGAGTTGGATGTGGTCGAGTTCGATCCGGTGGTCGTTCGCATGGCCGAAGAGTATTTTGCCTATCAGCCGCCTCCTCAGCATCACGTCCATGCCCGTGACGCCCGGGTCTTTCTCAATTCCACGGAGCGGACCTACGACTTTATCTGGGTTGATGCGTTCGCCAGACATATGATTCCGTTTCACCTGACCACTGTGGAATTCTTTGCGGAGTTGCGGGCCCACCTGTCGCCGAATGGCGTTCTCGCAGTGAATTTGGCCTCGTCGGGCGAGGGAGGAGACCTGTTGCGGGCTAATGCAGTTGTGCAGACGATGAGAGGGTCGTTTCCCCACGTCGAGTCTTTTGCGGTCAAGGGGCCATGGAAATCCGCTCAGACGAAATCGGAGAATTTGATTTTCTTTGCTGGTACTCCGCTCGCGCAGCACCAGCTCTCTGTCACGACGGACAAGGTCAATGCATTGGTCGAACAACAGCGCCTCCCGGTCGAAGCGATTGCTTTGTTGAGTACCCATCGTACGGAACCCTGGGAGGCAGGTGTTGTGTTAACCGACAACTATGCGCCCTATGATCTTTTGATGGGATCTACGGTTCAAGGGGTACAGCCTGAGGCAGTGATCACGCACTAAGCCATTGAAGTCATTGGGACTTGTCTAGATTATGAACGGCTATTCTGGATGGCGGCCATTTGAAAAATTACAGATTAACCTTCTTGCTTCCGTTTTCGTTGCTGTGCTATAAGGTTGCCTCTTGAAGAGCGGGAAATCTGGCAGAACATAAATAAGTGTTACTCGTAGAGAAGTAGTAGTCAGCATGGTGTAGGCTACCAGGTCGTGGCGGTAGTTATTTACCAACCTAATCACATCTCTTCTTCTTTCTTAAGGAGGTAGGTCATGGGCAAGACGATGTTAGGGGTCTTCTTCGGCCTCGTGATGGTCATGGCTGGAGCATCTTCAGCATTTGCGCTCCAGGCAGGCGGAGTCGAAATCGGAGATTTGGAGACTGGCTCAGTCGTAGGGCAGTCGTTCAAAGAACTGGATATGGATGCGCATCTGTATGCGGTCGAGATCGGAAACTTAAAGACGTGGTACCCGCCCATCACGATCATTGATTTCAAAGTTCGGCCAGGTCGTCCCGTCCTGCTCGTGGTCACGAACAATTCGACTGCCGAGCATGGATTTCAGCTTACCGATGCAGTCAATTCAGATACGCCAACGGTCATGAAGGCGCAAGTCGTCTTGAAGCCTGGCGAGACCAAGTACATCGGGATTCCAACCAGCGATATGTTCTATGCGACGCAGGGGAATACCTTGACCTACCGTTGTCACTTGCACCCGGCCCATGTTGGTGGCAAGATTTTGATGATCAAGTAGTCGTTTTTGGTAGAAGTGTTTGACCACCGCCCTCTTTGCGATACCGCAAAGAGGGCGGTGGTTTTTTTATGCAAAGGACTCTGAATTCAAGAGCGACAATTACACATCTTCTTCGGCTCGGCAGTCAGCGCCAGGCTCGATCGGAATGTTCTGGACCCCTCTGAGCTCTCCCGCCACGATCAGCAGCAGGAAATGGCGTAATGTCGGCTCCGCTTCTCGCCTCTCACTGACGATGGTGTGCATGTCCACAACCATTTCATCTCCGTCCCATTGTGTCCCATTGATTACCCAATAGTGGCTGGCTGCATCGGGGAATTGCCGAACCACAAACGATTCGATAATGGTCCCCAGGTCAGCGGTACTGGCCTGCGTCAACGTTGGCATGGTGAGGATTCCGCAGAGCGCACTCATGACGATCCATTGATATCGCATGGGGCACCTCCTTGCGCGGGGGCGAACAAACGCTGGTGGCTCCATCAAGAGAAAAGAGCCGGATGAGCATTCAATACGTTACGAATAATCTTACGCCTGACAGGGAGTAAGAATCTATAAGGGGGTCGTTGTAGCGGTGACTGTAGAAACAGGAAAGCCCTGCTTC contains these protein-coding regions:
- a CDS encoding UDP-glucose/GDP-mannose dehydrogenase family protein, which encodes MHISVIGTGYVGLVTGACFSEFGVSVTCMDTDAKRIARLEKGDVPFYEPGITELVAKGIREGRITFTTDVAKAVDKALVIFIAVGTPPRADGSADLSYVEEVGRGIARTMTGYKVIVTKSTVPVGTGAKLREVINANQSGKFRFDIVSNPEFLREGSAIEDFMRPNRIVIGADSEQAIAIMKDLYRPLYLIETPFVVTDIPTAEMIKYASNAFLATKISFINEIATVCEKVGADVQMVAKGMGLDNRIGSKFLHAGPGFGGSCFPKDLAALVQTGERAGYPMQIAGAAALVNEQQRGRMIAKILKEMGQLKGKTFAMLGLSFKPNTNDLRDAPALAIAQELMKQGATVRAYDPAGLEEACQIVSGLVPCKDAYDTAEGADALILMTEWNQFRTLDFDRLKALLRQPIFFDLRNVYEPDRVAGFGFRHISVGRPTKTPSQST
- a CDS encoding CBS domain-containing protein, which gives rise to MEIQSSPIQRPLAVMMCRTLSTIGQDATLLEAAKLMRDAKVGALLVVEGGHYSGLVSESDLVRKGVAESRSAQETLVRDVMSSPLLSIDSASSAHEASEKMAECGIRHLAVSDDGEIVGVISVRDLLRYFKNWGGL
- a CDS encoding fused MFS/spermidine synthase — protein: MSPVNRSVHTPRWFLLVTALVTGAVVMALEILGSRLLAPVFGNSLFVWGALIGVILAAMSGGYAFGGWVSDRYPGAQVLAGLLLFSGSWTFLIAWLGQPVLFAVAKAIEDPRWGPCVAAALLLGPPAFGLSGVLPAMLRLAVLDLEYFGRHTGRMIALSTMGSLAGTWGTAFFFLSWIGSQALVAWLGAIQVGLGLWWLVRGTTARPVVIGLIILCIGGLGAGALSPIQKLKAPVYQEDSPYQQVRIRDDDLFRYLVLDRTFHAVMWRADPVALFLPYSQLMVASLALVPEPKRGLILGHGGGSLAKWVAHRWPELELDVVEFDPVVVRMAEEYFAYQPPPQHHVHARDARVFLNSTERTYDFIWVDAFARHMIPFHLTTVEFFAELRAHLSPNGVLAVNLASSGEGGDLLRANAVVQTMRGSFPHVESFAVKGPWKSAQTKSENLIFFAGTPLAQHQLSVTTDKVNALVEQQRLPVEAIALLSTHRTEPWEAGVVLTDNYAPYDLLMGSTVQGVQPEAVITH